From a region of the Terriglobia bacterium genome:
- a CDS encoding cell wall-active antibiotics response protein, whose protein sequence is MENRTKVRLSPQLALGVIVILLGIVFTLDNLNLVEAGEYLKYWPALLVAFGLYRLIDPGDPPNYFPGVLFAGIGMVLLWNALRLHLSIDRYWPLLIVFLGLMIISHAYDRTRGISADSKSVISAFALLGGVQRTCRSQSFRGGELTAIMGACEIDLRTAAMQAEEAVINTFSFWGGIEIRVPESWTVTTQIFPLMGGCDDHTEVHGDGPRKHLVVKGLAVMGSVEVRN, encoded by the coding sequence CGTGATTGTGATTCTCCTGGGCATCGTCTTTACCCTGGATAATCTGAACCTGGTAGAAGCCGGGGAGTACCTGAAATACTGGCCGGCGCTGCTGGTGGCCTTTGGCCTCTACCGGCTTATAGATCCTGGAGATCCGCCCAACTATTTCCCGGGCGTCCTTTTTGCTGGCATCGGCATGGTGTTGCTATGGAATGCCCTGCGCCTCCACCTTTCAATCGACCGTTACTGGCCTCTTCTTATCGTGTTCCTCGGATTGATGATTATTTCGCACGCTTATGACCGTACCCGCGGAATCAGCGCCGACAGCAAGTCGGTCATTTCGGCGTTCGCCCTTCTGGGCGGGGTTCAGAGAACCTGCAGATCCCAGAGTTTCCGAGGGGGGGAATTGACTGCGATCATGGGTGCCTGTGAGATCGACCTGCGAACAGCCGCCATGCAGGCCGAGGAGGCCGTCATCAACACTTTCTCATTTTGGGGAGGAATCGAAATCAGAGTGCCGGAAAGCTGGACCGTAACCACACAGATCTTCCCGCTGATGGGCGGATGCGACGACCATACCGAAGTCCATGGTGACGGGCCTCGCAAGCATCTCGTGGTCAAAGGCCTCGCGGTCATGGGGTCCGTCGAGGTCCGGAACTGA
- a CDS encoding LytTR family DNA-binding domain-containing protein, with amino-acid sequence MKSPVNKEGARDKLSCIIVDDEELARSVIREYLSRYPDIEILAECSNGFEAVKVASEARPDLIFLDIQMPKLTGFEVLELIGTDTGVIFVTAHDEYALHAFDVHAVDYLLKPFSAERFGEALEHARLHLKLDRQTPFADLIAESRKRHKPLQRVLIRDGSRVHVLPVEKIDYVQAQDDYVCFKAGGKDYLKQEAMADLENLLDPARFIRIHRSYILNIERLAKLELFAKDSHVAVLTDGTQLPVSRSGYARLKPLL; translated from the coding sequence ATGAAAAGCCCGGTGAATAAAGAAGGTGCAAGGGACAAACTATCATGCATCATCGTCGACGATGAGGAATTGGCTCGCAGCGTGATCCGCGAATATCTGTCCCGATATCCCGACATCGAGATTCTGGCAGAGTGCTCCAACGGGTTCGAGGCCGTGAAGGTCGCGAGCGAGGCCCGACCCGACCTGATCTTTCTCGATATCCAAATGCCCAAACTCACCGGTTTCGAAGTGCTGGAGTTGATCGGCACCGATACCGGCGTCATATTCGTTACCGCTCACGACGAGTACGCCCTGCACGCATTCGATGTGCACGCCGTAGATTATCTGCTCAAGCCGTTCAGCGCCGAGCGCTTCGGGGAAGCCCTCGAGCATGCCAGGCTGCACTTGAAGCTTGACCGGCAGACACCCTTCGCGGACCTGATCGCAGAATCACGAAAGCGCCACAAACCTCTGCAGCGGGTCTTGATCCGTGATGGTTCCCGAGTGCACGTGCTCCCGGTGGAGAAGATCGACTATGTCCAGGCGCAGGACGACTATGTTTGCTTCAAAGCAGGCGGCAAGGACTATTTGAAGCAGGAAGCCATGGCAGATCTTGAAAATCTCCTCGATCCCGCCCGGTTCATTCGCATCCACCGGTCCTACATTCTGAACATCGAGAGGCTGGCAAAGCTGGAGCTCTTTGCGAAGGACAGCCATGTAGCCGTCCTTACAGATGGCACCCAACTTCCGGTCAGCCGGTCCGGCTACGCCCGCCTGAAGCCTCTGCTCTGA
- a CDS encoding histidine kinase, giving the protein MHPILAQRRRLALYLAAWLPVVGLIVVLLDLSGRLSWAESLALAIPMGLLNAFLCLAAWYLCRTFPLGETGILRLFAIYAIASLLTSSLWVFIGKGVAATLAGLPRLTELNSHYTQQVPLLFGVGILLFLLVVAVHYLLSSFESSRQTERRALELQILAREAELKSLRAQIDPHFLFNCLNSISALTTLDPAKARQMCLLLADFLRMSLELGSRDFISLDEEISLACQFLAVEQVRLGPRLVVDKRIQESSRSCVTPPLLLQPLVENAVRHGIAQLLEGGPVRIEAETRGNRLRLTVANPYDPEAAPGGGKGIGLKNVRRRLMTLFGTEARMDLQKDDNMFRVEISFPARVKETESQSAEARS; this is encoded by the coding sequence ATGCATCCCATTCTTGCGCAGAGAAGAAGACTGGCACTCTATCTGGCTGCCTGGTTGCCGGTTGTAGGACTGATCGTCGTGCTTCTTGATCTCTCGGGCCGACTGTCGTGGGCGGAGTCGCTGGCTCTTGCCATCCCGATGGGTCTTCTGAACGCTTTTCTGTGCCTGGCAGCATGGTATCTTTGTCGTACCTTTCCGCTCGGTGAAACCGGCATTCTCCGCCTCTTTGCCATCTATGCGATTGCTTCCCTGCTCACGAGTTCTCTTTGGGTCTTCATCGGGAAAGGAGTGGCTGCTACGCTGGCGGGCCTGCCCCGGCTGACAGAGTTGAATAGTCACTATACTCAACAAGTCCCACTGCTGTTCGGTGTCGGAATCCTGCTTTTCCTGCTCGTGGTAGCCGTGCACTATCTGCTGAGTTCTTTTGAAAGCTCCAGGCAAACCGAGCGGCGCGCGCTGGAGCTTCAGATTCTGGCTCGAGAAGCAGAACTGAAATCGCTGCGGGCACAGATCGATCCGCATTTTCTGTTCAACTGTCTGAACTCGATCAGCGCCCTGACCACCCTGGATCCCGCAAAGGCGCGCCAAATGTGCCTGCTGCTGGCCGACTTCCTGAGAATGAGCCTCGAGCTCGGGAGCAGGGACTTCATCTCGCTTGATGAAGAAATCTCTCTGGCATGTCAATTCCTGGCAGTGGAACAGGTGCGGCTGGGCCCACGTCTCGTGGTAGACAAAAGGATCCAGGAATCAAGCAGGAGCTGTGTGACACCGCCGTTGCTGCTGCAGCCGCTTGTGGAAAATGCCGTGCGCCACGGCATTGCACAGCTTCTGGAAGGAGGTCCGGTGCGCATTGAGGCAGAAACAAGAGGCAACCGGCTCAGGCTGACGGTTGCAAATCCCTACGATCCCGAAGCGGCGCCGGGTGGCGGCAAGGGCATCGGACTCAAGAACGTGCGCCGGCGGCTGATGACGCTGTTCGGCACCGAGGCACGCATGGACTTGCAGAAGGACGACAATATGTTTCGGGTGGAAATTTCCTTTCCGGCGAGGGTGAAAGAGACGGAGAGTCAATCTGCGGAAGCACGCAGCTAA